The Tachysurus fulvidraco isolate hzauxx_2018 chromosome 4, HZAU_PFXX_2.0, whole genome shotgun sequence DNA window ttggattatttaaaaaaataataattatctcATAAAGATCACTATTcatttttgcatttacattGTTTGTACCTTGGTGAACAAAAATCCATAGTGGGGTCCAAATGTCTGGGGCATCTAGTGAAAATGCttcaatttttaattattttctattttaatacaacacacacacacacacacacacacacacacacacacacacacacacacacacacacacacacacacacagagggatatatatatatatagctttaaTGACAGTGTGTACTTCAGCTAacatggactccacaagtttGTGCAAAACATTGTGATCCATTTTAGATTGTACAGAGGTCCTATGTCCATGTCATCTGAACACCTGCTTTAGTAGTAGAGATCAGACATGAGAGAATCTGACCTTGTACAAAGTACAAATCAGCTACAATAGTCAatatcaaaacatttttaaatttaaacagtGCAGAATCTTGAATACAAATATTCAAGACAAGCCTGTtgaacattgttttattttatgaaaaaaataatcccaGATTTTCAAATTTTGGAACCTAATGTATGTCCAAGACCTGTCAAGTACAACAGGGCTAttccaaaacaataaataaaacaaatcaaaacacttTTTGGTGCTTAGGAAAACAGCAGATGTATGTGTTTAACAGGACAATTTTGAGAGTGGAAAGACTTCATACCGTTTTTCTTCTTGAGAGCTTTGTGTATAAAGTCAGACGCTGACCGGAAGTGCACACTGATGTCAAACCTGCCTGAGTCTTCTGCTGGTATACCGTGATATACAAACTCAGTACCGTAGTAACTCTCATCTCCTATGCTGCCCTGTTTGGCATGAGCCGCGTTCAGGATGTGAGTGATGCCCATCTTccttaaagcacttttgtttTGAGCGATTGCCCTTGAAAAAGAGAAAACCAAGCTACATTCATCTCAGATTTCAGTTGAttactgttttgcacaatactttacattacctcctgtaactgctgctataatactaatgtgttcattccagtattactgcacatgcaatattgtttgaacatacagtatttacactgggcAGGGCTGTTTTTGATTATTGTCTTGTGTAGTGTATTTTGTGTgctgtcttgtattttttgtcctgcactgtctttctgtctttttgttttttgtcctgtgctgtttgcaccaggttgcacagatagtatctaggactaacttactaagtccttatagctctatttttgttttatgtagcaccatggtcctgaagaaatgttgtctcatttcactgcgtactgcaacagctatatatggttgaaatgacaataaaagctacttgacttgatttgacttgactcttAGATTTATCCAGTGCACTACACATCAGAGCTGACATATAAGTACACCCATAAATCATAAAAGTCCTTCAGCATAATGTTCTTGTGTAAATTCAAAGTGGTGTGTGGTTAAGTATCTTATAGCCAAACACATTAACGTTAGCTGtaacagttattattattattattattattattattattattattattattattattattattattatataacacttACACATTCCCGATGTACAAGTTCGGCCAGACTTCATCGACAGTGGACAGGTCACATTTGCATCCGTCCAGAATATTCTCCAATGCTTTGATTTCAGCTAGTCCCTGTTTATGTTTCTGGGACGTCATCTCTAT harbors:
- the zgc:153981 gene encoding dual specificity protein phosphatase family protein; translated protein: MTSQKHKQGLAEIKALENILDGCKCDLSTVDEVWPNLYIGNVAIAQNKSALRKMGITHILNAAHAKQGSIGDESYYGTEFVYHGIPAEDSGRFDISVHFRSASDFIHKALKKKNGKVLVHCIMGVSRSSTLVLSYLMLRQHLSLHAAIQQVIQRRPIYPNRNFLGLLLELDTQLQRKRMMCPIL